CACCAACAACCATGTTGTTGAAGAGGCCGACGAGATCAAAGTACAACTGCGCGGCCAGGAAAAGCCCGTAAGCGCGAAAGTAGTGGGGCGCGATCCGGAGCTGGACCTGGCTGTGGTCAAGATCGACAATGGCGGCGACCTGCCTTTCCTTGAGTTCGGCGATTCGGATGCCGTGAAGGTCGGCTCCTGGGTGATGGCCATCGGCAATCCCTTCGGACTCCAGAACACCGTCACCGCCGGTATCGTAAGCGCCAAGGGACGTGTGATCGGGGCGGGCCCCTTTGACAACTTCATCCAGACCGACGCCTCCATCAATCCCGGCAACTCCGGCGGCCCGCTTCTGAATCTGGACGGTAAGGTCGTGGGCATAAACACGGCCATCATCGCCTCGGGTCAGGGCATCGGGTTCGCCATCCCCTCCAGCATGGCCAGGACTGTCATTGCGGACCTGCGCGAACAGAAGGAAGTGAAACGCGGCTGGCTGGGCGTTTCCATACAGGACGTGGATGAGAACACGGCCAAGGCCCTGGGGCTGGCCGAGCCCAGTGGAGCGCTCATCACCACTGTCATGGAGGGCGATCCCGCGGCCAAGGCGGGAGTGCTGGTGGGTGATGTGGTCACCGAGGTTGGCGGCAAGCCGGTCAAGGATTCCAACGGCCTCTTGCGGGCCATTGCCTCCATCAAGCCCGGAGAGAAGGCCGAACTCACCGTATGGCGCAAGGGCAAGAGCGTGAAGCTCGCCGTCACCCTGGGCCAGCGCGACGGAACAAAACTGGCCAAATCGCAGCCCGGCGGCAAGGAAGAGACTCCCGCTCGCAACGACCTTGGGCTCAGCCTGCGCCTTCTCAAACCCGAAGAAGCCAAGGCTTTGGGAATCAGCGGCGGCAAAGGACTGATGGTGACAGAGGTTGTCCCCGGGTCGCCGGCCGAGGAAGTCGAGCTCAAGCCAGGTGACGTCATCCTGGAGGTCAACCAGACAGCGGTGAGCAGCGTGGCTGAATTCAACAAGATTCTGGAGCAGGACGCCCGAAAGAAGGGCGTGGTCCTCCTTCTCATAAAGCGCGGGCAGCAGAACCTGTTCCGCACGGTGCCTTTGCCAGAGAAGAAATGAGCGAGTCCCTGAGGATAGGCTGCAAGGTCAACCTGTACCTGGACATCACCGGGGTCAGGGAGAACGGCTACCACGAGTTGGAGACGCTCTTCTACCCGGTGCCCGAGCCGCACGACACGTTGGAGCTTGAGCTTTCGCAAGAATCTGACGGATTGTTTTTGACCTGCTCGGACACGGCGTTGCAAGGCCCCTCCAACCTGGTTGCCAAGGCCTACGAGGCTTATGCGGCCAGGACGGGCTTCAGGCCAGGGCTCACGGCACGCCTGGAAAAAGGGATCCCCTCTGGAGCGGGTTTGGGCGGAGGAAGCGCGGACGCTGCCGCCCTGCTCGGCTGGTTGAACGCCCAGGCTCAGGAACTGGCGCTTTCCCCGGGCGAGCTTGGTTCCCTGGCGGCGGGACTCGGCGCCGACGTGCCTTTCTTTCTCTCGAACAGTCCGGCTTGGGCCACCGGAATCGGAGACGTCCTGCAAGCGGCCGCCAGCTCTCTTTCAGGGCTCGCCATGCTGATCTGCGTGCCTTCCGTAAGGGTGAACACCGCGTGGGCCTACAAGGCTTGGGACCAGGCCCGGGAACATGGCTCAGCTCTAAGCACGAGCCAACCCTTGACAAGGCTTTCACCTGCGAGTATGCGACCTTTTTGCGTTTCCGGGACGCTCATAGCAAACTGCTTTGAAAGGGTGGTTTTCCAGGCTTATCCCGCAGTGCGCCTCCTTAAGGAGCGCCTGCTCGGCCTGGGCGCCGCCTCGGCCTGCATGAGCGGTTCGGGATCGGCGGTGTTCGGAATTTTCCGGGACGCCGCCAGGGCGGATGCGGCCGCTTCGGCACTTGACGAGCCGGAGGTTGCGGTCTTTTCCGCCCTTTTGTAACGGCATCGCTGTTGGGGAGTCGCCAAGCGGTAAGGCACGGGGTTTTGGTCCCCGCATTCGAGGGTTCAAGTCCTTCCTCCCCAGCCATTTTTTTCATAGGGACACATATGGCAACCCACGGGGATTTGAAGATCATCACCGGCAACGCCAACCCCGAGTTGGCCAGGGCCATCTGCGACCATCTGGGATGCACTCTCCTGCCCTCCATGGTCAGCCAGTTCTCGGACGGCGAGATCAGGGTCGAGATCGGCGCCAACGTCCGGGGTTCGGATGTGTTCGTGGTTCAGCCCACGTGCAAGCCGGTCAATTTCAATCTCATGGAGCTCTGCCTCATCCTGGACGCCTTGAAACGCGCCAGCGCCTCCCGGGTCACTGCGGTGGTCCCTTACTACGGGTACTCCCGCCAGGACAGGAAGGTGGTCCCCCGCGCCCCGATCAGCGCCAAGCTCGTGGCCGACTTTCTCCAGGTGGCGGGCATGCACCGGCTCTTGACCGTGGACCTTCACGCCGGCCAGATTCAGGGGTTTTTCAACGTCCCGGTGGACAATCTCTTTTCATCAGGACTTCTGGCCGAGTATGTGGGCGAGTACGTTTCCGGTGACCTTACCGTGGTTTCTCCGGACGCCGGCGGCGTGGAACGCGCCAGGAGCTTCGCCAAGCGGCTGGGCTGCGGCTTGGCCATCGTGGACAAGCGGCGCGACGCCCCCAACCAGGCCAAGGCCATGCACGTCATCGGCAACGTGGAAGGCAAGACCTGCATCCTGGTGGACGACATGATCGACACCGCCGGAACCATGGTCCAGGGCGCCCATGTTCTTTTGGAGAACGGCGCCAAGGACGTGATGGCCTGCGTCACCCACCCGGTGCTTTCCGGCCCGGCCATCGAGCGCTTGTGCGGTTCGCCCTTCTCCCAGGTGGTGGTCACGAATACCATTCCCTTGACTCCCGAGGCTCTGGCCTGCGGCAAGATCAAGGTCCTCTCCGTGGCTGGTCTTCTGGCCAAGGCCATCCACAACATACACACCGAGTCCTCGGTGAGCGTCCTTTTCAACAAGACAAGCTAGCATCGCCGTCCGGCGGAACAAGGAGATATCCCATGAAGGAACAAATGAGCCTCACCGTGCAGACTCGTGCCGAAAAAGGCAAAGGCCACAACCGCCGCCTGCGCGTAGAAAAGATGGTCCCCGGTATTTACTACGACGACAAGGGCCTCAATATCCCCGTGGTCGTTGCTGATCTGCCTTTCCGCAAGGTGTACCAGAAAGTCGGCTCGTCGCGTGTGTTCGATCTCATCATAGAGAAGGACGGCAAGACCGAGACCCATCCCAGCCTTATCTGGGAAGTCCAGGCCCATCCCTGGAAAAACCAGGTTAGCCATGTGGATTTCTACGGCATCGACCCCAAGAAGCCCATTCACGTTCATGTGGCCCTGGTGGTCACCGGAAAGGCCAAGGGCGTCACCGTGGGCGGCAAGCTTGAAATCTACCGCGAGTCCATTGAGGTCGTCTGCCTGCCCGCCGCCATCCCCGACAGGATCGTCATCGACGTGACCGAGCTCGGCCTCAACCAGCACATCAGCGCCAAGGACCTGGTCATGCCCGAAGGGGTCAAGGCCGTGTTCGAACAGAACTTCGCACTGGTTGGCGTCATCAACCCGGCTGACGAGGCCGAGGAAGAAGGCGAGGCCGCTGCCGCGGCGAAATAACTCCGCCCAAAACGATTCGCCCCATGGCCGGGGCCGCCAGGAGGCGGCCCCGGCCATGACTTTTAAGGCGCGCCATGCCCCCGCATACCCTCATAGCCGGCCTGGGCAATCCCGGCCCCAAGTACGAGAAGACCCGCCACAACTTCGGGTTCATGGCGGTCGACGCGCTTCTTGATGCCGGGTCCATGCGCCAGCTCTCCATGGGCAAGGACGCGGACTTGTACAACCTGCGCCTGCCGGGCATCGACGGGGAAGTGCTGGTCATAAAGCCCATGACCTTCATGAACCTGTCGGGACGGGCCATTGCCCATGCACTGAACTACTACAAGCTTTCCGTTGAAGACCTTGTGGTGGTCCATGACGAGTTGGACCTTCCGCTCGGGCGCATGCGCATGAAAAAGGGAGGAGGATTGGCCGGCCACAACGGGCTCAAGTCCATCGTGGCAGAAACAGGCTCCCAGGATTTCGTGCGGCTGAGGCTTGGAATTGGCCGCCCTCAAGGAAGAATTGATGTTTCTTCCTGGGTTCTCAATGCGTTCCTGCCTGGTGAACGCGTGATAGCTGAAAAAGTCCTTCCAGCCGCCGTGGCCGCGCTTCGGCTCTACCTGAATCAAGGATTATCGGACGCCATGCGCGAGGCTGGACAGTTCAGCGCGGAGCCTTCCCCGGAGGAGTCGGGCTAGACTCTTTATGCCACTTGAGGTAATGATTAAACCGTGCTGTTTTGCGTCCCCGCCAGCGCGCGGCCCATCACCCGCCGGGCCGACGGTTCAAGACCGTTCCCGCCGGACAGGGCATATCCACCGCGTTCCCCCTGGCCGCTGTCACATTAAGGAGTATCGCCCAAGTGTTTTCTTTGGACGAGTTGGTCGTTTATCCAGCCCAGGGTGTGGGCAAGGTCGAGCGCATCGAATCCCAGACCGTAGGCGGACAGGCGGTGGATTTCTATATCGTTCGCATCCTGACCAACAATGTGACGCTCATGGTTCCAGTCAAGAACGCTCCCAACGTTGGTCTGCGCCATGTTTGCCCGGCCAGTGAAGCCCAGGCGATCATGGAATCGCTCAAGGACCGTTCCACCTTTACCGGCTACACCGGACAGAACTGGAACCGCCGCTACCGCGAATATTCCGAAAAGCTCAAAAGCGGCAATCTGGCTGACGTGGCCTATGTGCTCAAGGAACTGCTTCTCATCGGCGGGGGAAAAGAACTTTCCTTTGGTGAACGCCGCCTGCTGGAACAGGCAACCGGGCTTTTGACCCTGGAAGTCGCCCACGCCCTGGACGTTCCGCAGGATGAAGTCAAAGGCGATATTAACACGCTGTTCGAGGACGTCATAAAACCCAAGACGCCTGAATAACGGGTCCTCGCAACCATTTTAGCAGTCTCGCCCAAGCCGCTCTTGACACCTCTTCAAAATGATATATGGAGCCCTTGGGCAAGCCGTTAATACAATCACACCGCACGTCGCAACAAGCTTCCTGCAAAGCGTTGAAGATAGAATGCCTTCGAAACGACTTTGCGGCATGCCATGCAAGCCAAGATTGTTGCGTTGAATCTGCGACGGTCCAGGGTTGACCCCCATTAGGCGGCACGCAATTACGCTCGTTTCGGTTGTCGCAGGCACGAGCAACCCCCTCAACAAGGTGAATCCTCTCGCATTAAAGCGAGTTGCTATGTCCGAGACTGTACCAATACGCCGCTGCGTCGACATTACTGACGCACCATCTTCCCCCGCCGGGCCGGCTGCCTAGGCGGACAACCTCCAGCCTTTGTCAACATCCTCACGGAGTCCTCGATGAATCTCTCCGACTTAAAGCTCAAAAGCATGCCCGAACTCATGGAATTGGCCGTCCAATTCAACGTTGAGAACCCAAGCGGCATGCGCAAGCAGGAGCTCATTTTCGGCATCCTGCAGAACTGCGCCTCTCAAAACGGCTCCATCTTCGGCGAGGGTGTGCTGGAAATCCTGCCCGACGGCTTCGGCTTTCTGCGCTCCCCCA
This genomic interval from Desulfovibrio sp. contains the following:
- a CDS encoding 50S ribosomal protein L25/general stress protein Ctc, which encodes MKEQMSLTVQTRAEKGKGHNRRLRVEKMVPGIYYDDKGLNIPVVVADLPFRKVYQKVGSSRVFDLIIEKDGKTETHPSLIWEVQAHPWKNQVSHVDFYGIDPKKPIHVHVALVVTGKAKGVTVGGKLEIYRESIEVVCLPAAIPDRIVIDVTELGLNQHISAKDLVMPEGVKAVFEQNFALVGVINPADEAEEEGEAAAAAK
- a CDS encoding ribose-phosphate pyrophosphokinase, giving the protein MATHGDLKIITGNANPELARAICDHLGCTLLPSMVSQFSDGEIRVEIGANVRGSDVFVVQPTCKPVNFNLMELCLILDALKRASASRVTAVVPYYGYSRQDRKVVPRAPISAKLVADFLQVAGMHRLLTVDLHAGQIQGFFNVPVDNLFSSGLLAEYVGEYVSGDLTVVSPDAGGVERARSFAKRLGCGLAIVDKRRDAPNQAKAMHVIGNVEGKTCILVDDMIDTAGTMVQGAHVLLENGAKDVMACVTHPVLSGPAIERLCGSPFSQVVVTNTIPLTPEALACGKIKVLSVAGLLAKAIHNIHTESSVSVLFNKTS
- a CDS encoding DegQ family serine endoprotease, with product MSRLTAAVCIALCLSLAIPAQARVNLPDFSELVDQAGPAVVNLSTTRTVKSQDQMREFFKNHPRSGPFEEFFEQFERQFKDDSPSRRQRSMGSGFIISKDGYIVTNNHVVEEADEIKVQLRGQEKPVSAKVVGRDPELDLAVVKIDNGGDLPFLEFGDSDAVKVGSWVMAIGNPFGLQNTVTAGIVSAKGRVIGAGPFDNFIQTDASINPGNSGGPLLNLDGKVVGINTAIIASGQGIGFAIPSSMARTVIADLREQKEVKRGWLGVSIQDVDENTAKALGLAEPSGALITTVMEGDPAAKAGVLVGDVVTEVGGKPVKDSNGLLRAIASIKPGEKAELTVWRKGKSVKLAVTLGQRDGTKLAKSQPGGKEETPARNDLGLSLRLLKPEEAKALGISGGKGLMVTEVVPGSPAEEVELKPGDVILEVNQTAVSSVAEFNKILEQDARKKGVVLLLIKRGQQNLFRTVPLPEKK
- a CDS encoding 4-(cytidine 5'-diphospho)-2-C-methyl-D-erythritol kinase translates to MSESLRIGCKVNLYLDITGVRENGYHELETLFYPVPEPHDTLELELSQESDGLFLTCSDTALQGPSNLVAKAYEAYAARTGFRPGLTARLEKGIPSGAGLGGGSADAAALLGWLNAQAQELALSPGELGSLAAGLGADVPFFLSNSPAWATGIGDVLQAAASSLSGLAMLICVPSVRVNTAWAYKAWDQAREHGSALSTSQPLTRLSPASMRPFCVSGTLIANCFERVVFQAYPAVRLLKERLLGLGAASACMSGSGSAVFGIFRDAARADAAASALDEPEVAVFSALL
- a CDS encoding aminoacyl-tRNA hydrolase, yielding MPPHTLIAGLGNPGPKYEKTRHNFGFMAVDALLDAGSMRQLSMGKDADLYNLRLPGIDGEVLVIKPMTFMNLSGRAIAHALNYYKLSVEDLVVVHDELDLPLGRMRMKKGGGLAGHNGLKSIVAETGSQDFVRLRLGIGRPQGRIDVSSWVLNAFLPGERVIAEKVLPAAVAALRLYLNQGLSDAMREAGQFSAEPSPEESG
- a CDS encoding CarD family transcriptional regulator — encoded protein: MFSLDELVVYPAQGVGKVERIESQTVGGQAVDFYIVRILTNNVTLMVPVKNAPNVGLRHVCPASEAQAIMESLKDRSTFTGYTGQNWNRRYREYSEKLKSGNLADVAYVLKELLLIGGGKELSFGERRLLEQATGLLTLEVAHALDVPQDEVKGDINTLFEDVIKPKTPE